One window of Triticum dicoccoides isolate Atlit2015 ecotype Zavitan chromosome 5A, WEW_v2.0, whole genome shotgun sequence genomic DNA carries:
- the LOC119303541 gene encoding pathogenesis-related protein 1-like: MEYSPKLAVVVLLALASAMAVTAQNSEQDFVDAHNAARADVGLGEVTWDATVAAFAQDYADQRRGDCQLVHSGGQYGENLYGGGAGGTGWTAMDAVNSWVSEKQYYDHSSNSCSAPADKSCLHYTQVVWRDSTAIGCARVVCDSGDGVFIICSYNPPGNFPGVSPY; encoded by the coding sequence ATGGAGTACTCGCCGAAGCTAGCAGTAGTGGTGCTCTTAGCTCTCGCGTCCGCCATGGCGGTCACGGCCCAGAACTCGGAGCAGGACTTCGTGGACGCCCACAACGCGGCGCGCGCTGACGTGGGCCTTGGGGAGGTGACATGGGACGCTACCGTGGCAGCCTTCGCGCAGGACTACGCAGATCAGCGCCGCGGCGACTGCCAGCTGGTACATTCAGGCGGGCAGTACGGGGAGAACCTCTAcggaggcggcgccggcgggacCGGATGGACGGCGATGGACGCCGTGAATTCATGGGTGTCGGAGAAGCAGTACTACGACCACAGCAGCAACAGCTGCTCGGCGCCGGCGGACAAGTCGTGCTTGCACTACACGCAGGTGGTGTGGCGCGACTCGACGGCCATCGGTTGCGCCCGCGTCGTTTGCGACAGCGGCGATGGTGTGTTCATCATCTGCAGCTACAACCCGCCAGGCAACTTCCCCGGGGTGAGCCCGTACTAG
- the LOC119303542 gene encoding pathogenesis-related protein 1-like, whose translation MEYSPKLAVVVLLALASAMAVTAQNSEQDFVDAHNAARADVGLGEVTWDATVAAFAQDYADQRRGDCQLVHSGGQYGENLYGGGGGGTGWTAMDAVNSWVSEKQYYDHSSNSCSAPADKSCLHYTQVVWRDSTAIGCARVVCDSGDGVFIICSYNPPGNFPGVSPY comes from the coding sequence ATGGAGTACTCGCCGAAGCTAGCAGTAGTGGTGCTCTTAGCTCTCGCGTCCGCCATGGCGGTCACGGCCCAGAACTCGGAGCAGGACTTCGTGGACGCCCACAACGCGGCGCGCGCCGACGTGGGCCTAGGGGAGGTGACATGGGACGCTACCGTGGCAGCCTTCGCGCAGGACTACGCGGATCAGCGCCGCGGCGACTGCCAGCTGGTACATTCGGGCGGGCAGTACGGGGAGAACCTctacggaggcggcggcggcgggaccggATGGACGGCGATGGACGCCGTGAATTCATGGGTGTCGGAGAAGCAGTACTACGACCACAGCAGCAACAGCTGCTCGGCGCCGGCGGACAAGTCGTGCTTGCACTACACGCAGGTGGTGTGGCGCGACTCGACGGCCATCGGTTGCGCCCGCGTCGTTTGCGACAGCGGCGATGGTGTGTTCATCATCTGCAGCTACAACCCGCCAGGCAACTTCCCCGGGGTGAGCCCGTACTAG